In Terriglobia bacterium, one DNA window encodes the following:
- a CDS encoding DUF1508 domain-containing protein, which yields MADRWEFYKNPKGEWRWKRIAPNGKEVGASTEGYKNEADCEVNARRSGWSR from the coding sequence ATGGCAGACCGATGGGAGTTCTACAAGAACCCGAAGGGCGAGTGGCGATGGAAGCGGATAGCGCCGAACGGCAAGGAGGTTGGCGCGTCTACGGAAGGGTACAAGAACGAAGCTGACTGCGAGGTGAACGCTCGGCGGAGCGGGTGGAGCCGGTAA